TCAGTAGCCCGTCGAACAGCATTGTTGTGATGAACTCGGCGTTCTCCTCGGCTCCGCCAGGCAATTCCTGCTCGTTGTTTCCGTAGCGGTTGCACAGACACACGTGCGTGTAGCACCCGTTGATATTGCCCAGGAGCGTGTGGGCGACCGCATTCGACGGCATGGTCTTGATTTCGCCCCGACTCATGGCGGACTCCAGAGGCCGGGAGATAGCCGCAACCAGGCGTTCACGTTGGTGACTGAAGTAGGCGGCCTTTTCGGGATCATCCCCGAACAAATGTCGGTGGGCTTCCTTGATGGCGATCAGGAACAGGTCGTCGCGCTCTTCAAAAAAACAGAACGTCCGTGTGAGGAAGTCGCGGACCTGATCACGAAATGGAACGCCGATCTTGCTCTCCCCAAAGTGCGATTCGATCAGTTCTATCAGGCCATTGTAGAGCCGGTCGAGCAGCGCGAAGAGCATCTCTTCCTTGCC
Above is a window of Rhodothermales bacterium DNA encoding:
- a CDS encoding TetR/AcrR family transcriptional regulator, which produces MLEAAQSVFAERGFGQSTLDEIASRAEFGKGTIYNYFPDGKEEMLFALLDRLYNGLIELIESHFGESKIGVPFRDQVRDFLTRTFCFFEERDDLFLIAIKEAHRHLFGDDPEKAAYFSHQRERLVAAISRPLESAMSRGEIKTMPSNAVAHTLLGNINGCYTHVCLCNRYGNNEQELPGGAEENAEFITTMLFDGLLTK